Proteins encoded by one window of Streptomyces sp. NBC_01477:
- a CDS encoding fumarylacetoacetate hydrolase family protein, with protein sequence MLICRYADHGRRRYGRVIQEENGDLLAPVRYDGRARRWVEGIGPARPLSEVTLLPPAEPSKIACVALNYAPQGAPAGPRRPADPASCAVVLKPPSTLAGHGAVVRHPGEPWELRHEAELAVVIGTACKGVPVEHAAEVVAGYTCADDLTAYVRRAPEEPSGHPPLWAKHFDTFTPLGPWLATDLDPADVPITCRVNREVRQDGGTRGLLTPVHEIVAIVSRHMSLLPGDVILTGTPTGSGPLSVGDRVEVSLEGIGTLCHTVEAASDRPWAPGPTVDGGVLSGTVADRPATRSA encoded by the coding sequence GTGTTGATCTGCAGATATGCCGACCACGGCCGGCGCCGCTACGGACGCGTCATACAGGAGGAGAACGGTGATCTCCTCGCGCCCGTACGGTACGACGGCCGGGCCCGACGCTGGGTCGAGGGCATCGGTCCGGCGCGTCCACTCAGCGAGGTCACGCTGCTGCCACCCGCCGAGCCGAGCAAGATCGCCTGTGTCGCACTGAACTACGCGCCCCAAGGGGCCCCTGCCGGCCCCCGGCGCCCCGCGGACCCCGCGTCCTGCGCCGTCGTACTGAAGCCGCCGTCGACGCTGGCCGGGCACGGAGCCGTGGTCCGCCACCCGGGGGAGCCCTGGGAGCTGCGGCACGAAGCCGAGTTGGCGGTGGTGATCGGGACGGCCTGCAAGGGTGTCCCCGTGGAGCACGCGGCGGAGGTCGTGGCCGGATACACCTGCGCCGACGACCTCACCGCGTACGTGCGCCGGGCCCCGGAGGAACCGAGCGGGCACCCGCCGCTGTGGGCGAAGCACTTCGACACCTTCACGCCACTGGGGCCGTGGCTGGCCACCGATCTCGACCCGGCGGACGTGCCGATCACCTGCCGGGTCAACCGCGAGGTCCGCCAGGACGGCGGCACTCGCGGCCTGCTCACCCCTGTGCACGAGATCGTCGCGATCGTCAGCCGGCACATGTCGCTGCTTCCCGGCGACGTGATCCTCACCGGGACCCCCACCGGCTCGGGCCCCCTGTCGGTGGGCGACCGGGTCGAGGTGTCCCTGGAGGGGATCGGCACCTTGTGCCACACCGTCGAGGCGGCGTCCGACCGGCCGTGGGCGCCCGGCCCGACGGTGGACGGCGGCGTTCTGTCCGGCACCGTCGCGGACCGTCCTGCCACGAGGAGCGCCTGA
- a CDS encoding UbiA family prenyltransferase, translated as MGGHGLGVTLMAHVRTWRPYTLWYVGLVGLAGHTVTSDRHDDVRLVAAWAVPTLIWVAAHYLGDYLDRELDALSKPQRPIPSGLIRPRTAVCCGTVLAATAVVTAAVVNYRTLLVTAAGIGGALAYNGFFKARGLLGNLVRGSLTGGALVFGAMTASDFPPVAILLFVPVFWAHDTASNLVGTLRDVAGDRAGGYATFPVRRGPRTAVRTAAGLYALAISVAAAGLLTMAGDREGGLVLLLAAAGLGGGAFGMLYASGPEPAARLALRSHEVLVVERMVLAAVFLMPGFGGLVAIGILAPMLAVTLSTQQAMRARHEFPHGAPARPDGDAAAAPARLS; from the coding sequence GTGGGCGGGCACGGGCTCGGCGTCACGCTCATGGCCCATGTGCGCACCTGGCGGCCGTACACGCTCTGGTACGTGGGTCTTGTCGGCCTTGCCGGACACACCGTCACCAGTGACCGGCACGACGACGTGCGGCTGGTGGCGGCCTGGGCCGTGCCCACCTTGATCTGGGTTGCGGCGCACTATCTCGGCGACTACCTCGACCGCGAGCTCGACGCGCTCAGCAAGCCGCAACGGCCCATTCCCTCGGGCCTGATCCGCCCCCGCACGGCAGTCTGCTGCGGTACGGTCCTGGCCGCGACCGCCGTCGTCACGGCGGCCGTCGTCAACTACCGCACCCTCCTCGTGACCGCGGCCGGTATCGGCGGGGCGCTGGCCTACAACGGCTTCTTCAAGGCCAGGGGACTGCTGGGCAATCTGGTGCGCGGATCGCTGACTGGCGGGGCGCTCGTCTTCGGGGCGATGACGGCCTCGGATTTCCCGCCAGTGGCGATCCTCCTGTTCGTCCCGGTGTTCTGGGCGCACGACACCGCCTCCAACCTCGTCGGCACGCTGCGCGACGTCGCCGGTGACCGCGCGGGTGGATACGCCACCTTCCCGGTCCGCCGCGGGCCCCGGACGGCCGTCCGGACGGCGGCGGGACTCTACGCGCTGGCCATCTCCGTGGCCGCGGCGGGCCTGCTGACCATGGCGGGCGACCGGGAGGGCGGCCTCGTGCTGCTGCTGGCCGCGGCGGGACTCGGCGGCGGTGCCTTCGGCATGCTGTACGCGTCCGGACCTGAGCCGGCGGCCCGCCTCGCCCTGCGGTCGCACGAGGTCCTGGTCGTCGAGCGGATGGTGTTGGCGGCCGTGTTCCTGATGCCGGGATTCGGCGGTCTCGTCGCGATCGGAATTCTCGCTCCGATGCTCGCCGTCACGCTCAGCACCCAGCAGGCCATGCGTGCCCGGCACGAGTTCCCGCACGGCGCCCCCGCCCGCCCCGACGGGGACGCTGCGGCGGCACCAGCCCGCCTTTCCTGA
- a CDS encoding prenyltransferase/squalene oxidase repeat-containing protein, translated as MCADVDSRVEKSVARAAQALFAMQRPEGSWPNHRPTAVLGTAGALVALHLADPERSRDLVERGTQWLTAAQNADGGWGGVRGAASQLVPTVVTASALTLTAPRTTEEPARRALDLIRSLGGVESLADPGMAHMATTFLALAGLRSLRGSRRIPLELLLLPRRLWRPRLSFRAAPFVAMAFIQAGDTAPKGIGGLLHRLARPTALRLLQEIERGENDRGGYGGDNWLAAVVCIGLCRTGAPAHMIAATVDYLRSNARPDGSWHIMQGLDLIGGSYVARGLADAGYRDDPRLVRARQWLRGCQQDQAFPLYDAPPGGWGWEGPHGWPNFLDSANVLAALAPAGRAEPPGHLRTGLDWLVSRQDDRGSWGTFVPDTELANDGPCPYTTAQCVESLLDGGLSRSDPRIVKALGWLLAAQRPDGAYEGLWYRGLTAATAMALVAFARGGVGDHPAARHAREALLAGQLADGSWGPGDTGTLGDDPSRGTVEETAWALRGLLAAGLPAQDDRLQRAAGWIVSAQGDDGLWDANPVCLHIRGLAYYADGLIGNGLALRALGAYRSVLAAGPVAQREAS; from the coding sequence TTGTGCGCAGACGTGGACAGCCGGGTGGAGAAATCGGTCGCGCGCGCCGCGCAGGCGCTGTTCGCGATGCAGCGTCCCGAGGGTTCCTGGCCGAACCACCGCCCCACCGCGGTCCTGGGGACCGCCGGCGCCCTGGTCGCCCTGCACCTCGCCGACCCGGAGCGCTCGCGCGATCTGGTCGAGCGGGGGACGCAGTGGCTGACGGCCGCCCAGAACGCGGACGGCGGCTGGGGCGGAGTACGCGGCGCCGCCTCGCAGTTGGTGCCCACCGTGGTGACGGCGTCGGCCCTCACGCTGACGGCTCCGCGGACGACCGAGGAGCCCGCGCGGCGCGCGCTGGACCTGATCAGGTCGCTCGGCGGTGTGGAGTCGCTCGCCGATCCCGGGATGGCCCACATGGCCACGACGTTCCTCGCCCTGGCCGGGCTGCGGAGCCTGCGCGGATCGCGGCGCATCCCCCTGGAGTTGCTGCTGCTGCCCCGGCGACTCTGGCGGCCCCGGCTCTCCTTCCGGGCCGCGCCCTTCGTGGCCATGGCGTTCATCCAGGCCGGCGATACCGCCCCGAAGGGCATCGGAGGGCTGCTGCACCGGCTGGCCCGGCCGACCGCGCTGCGCCTGCTCCAGGAGATCGAGCGCGGAGAGAACGACCGCGGAGGATACGGCGGGGACAACTGGCTCGCCGCCGTGGTCTGCATCGGCCTGTGCCGTACCGGGGCTCCCGCCCACATGATCGCCGCCACGGTCGACTACCTGCGGTCGAACGCGCGACCCGACGGCTCCTGGCACATCATGCAGGGGCTCGACCTGATCGGCGGGTCCTACGTCGCCCGCGGCCTGGCGGACGCCGGTTACCGGGACGATCCGCGGCTGGTCCGGGCCCGGCAGTGGCTGCGCGGGTGCCAGCAGGACCAGGCGTTCCCCCTCTACGACGCGCCGCCGGGCGGTTGGGGCTGGGAAGGCCCCCACGGGTGGCCGAACTTCCTGGACAGCGCCAACGTGCTGGCCGCGCTCGCCCCCGCCGGCCGCGCGGAGCCCCCGGGACACCTGCGGACGGGCCTCGACTGGCTCGTGTCGCGGCAGGACGACCGGGGCTCGTGGGGGACCTTCGTCCCGGACACCGAACTCGCCAACGACGGCCCCTGCCCCTACACGACGGCCCAGTGCGTCGAGTCCCTGCTCGACGGCGGTCTGTCCCGCAGCGACCCGAGAATCGTCAAGGCCCTGGGCTGGCTGCTCGCCGCCCAACGGCCCGACGGCGCCTACGAAGGCCTGTGGTACCGGGGCCTCACCGCGGCGACGGCCATGGCGCTCGTGGCCTTCGCCCGCGGCGGAGTGGGCGACCACCCTGCTGCGCGGCACGCCCGCGAGGCCCTCCTCGCAGGGCAGTTGGCCGATGGTTCCTGGGGTCCGGGCGATACCGGCACGCTCGGCGACGATCCGTCGCGGGGCACCGTCGAGGAGACCGCCTGGGCTCTGCGCGGTCTGCTCGCCGCCGGTCTGCCCGCCCAGGACGACCGGCTGCAGCGCGCGGCGGGATGGATCGTCTCCGCGCAGGGCGACGACGGCCTCTGGGACGCGAACCCGGTCTGTCTGCACATCCGGGGTCTGGCCTACTACGCGGACGGCCTGATCGGGAACGGGCTGGCACTACGGGCGTTGGGCGCCTACCGCAGCGTCCTCGCCGCCGGCCCGGTGGCGCAGCGGGAGGCGTCGTGA
- a CDS encoding FAD-dependent oxidoreductase codes for MRTGHGHGRPPGTAFDTDVLICGSGVAGTAAACALGRLGLRVTLVDKRPTQPSLWKGEVLQPGSLDSLHTWGSLSRLEARRAVRLSRLVARTADGEELMAMDFATLGGERPWMLAHGYSTILECMVASLGPTVRLRRGVLVKELATDGGGRVSGVRAMVDGEAVDIRARLVLAADGMSSRLRGLAGIDAEPVAYDHRLLSFELPGTLPVDHEVSAHVTDRGLVMLYPLPDTRIRVYVQVGADELRRAGPAELRRWCAGLVDQVPALRPIAGLLEAHLDHRQLLPVWHYRAPALVRPGIVLLGEAAHVVHPLAAQGMNTSIGEAEGLAARLADVDLADEAAVDRALRGYEDDRMSRIEAVHAMSHNAARMMTSTSRCGRVIGRRLMRGTARNRRLSYLTTYNMSGFGMRPLTGFDRLVQLGVVPDLRARSFTPPRPAGNRAGSGTPAGRNNGQRD; via the coding sequence GTGAGGACTGGACACGGCCACGGCCGCCCTCCGGGCACCGCCTTCGACACCGACGTGCTGATCTGCGGTTCCGGGGTCGCCGGGACGGCGGCGGCCTGCGCCCTCGGCCGACTGGGCCTGCGGGTGACCCTGGTGGACAAGCGGCCGACCCAGCCCTCGCTCTGGAAGGGCGAGGTGCTCCAGCCAGGTTCCCTGGACTCCCTGCACACGTGGGGCTCGCTCAGCCGCCTGGAAGCCAGAAGGGCGGTCCGGCTGAGCCGCCTCGTCGCCCGCACGGCCGACGGGGAGGAGCTGATGGCCATGGACTTCGCAACACTCGGCGGCGAGCGGCCCTGGATGCTCGCCCACGGCTACTCGACGATTCTGGAGTGCATGGTCGCCTCGCTCGGCCCGACGGTACGCCTGCGCCGCGGTGTCCTGGTCAAGGAACTCGCCACGGACGGCGGGGGCCGGGTCTCGGGGGTGCGCGCCATGGTGGACGGCGAGGCCGTCGACATACGGGCCCGCCTGGTCCTTGCCGCTGACGGCATGTCCTCGCGTCTGCGGGGGCTCGCGGGAATCGACGCCGAACCCGTCGCCTACGACCACCGGTTGCTCTCCTTCGAACTGCCCGGCACGCTGCCGGTGGACCACGAGGTGTCGGCTCACGTCACGGATCGCGGCCTGGTCATGCTCTATCCGCTGCCGGACACGCGGATCCGGGTCTACGTCCAGGTGGGGGCGGACGAGCTCCGCAGGGCCGGGCCGGCCGAGCTGCGGCGCTGGTGCGCGGGGCTCGTTGACCAGGTGCCCGCGTTGCGCCCGATCGCGGGGCTGCTCGAAGCGCACCTGGACCACCGCCAGTTGCTGCCGGTCTGGCACTACCGTGCCCCGGCGCTGGTCCGGCCCGGCATCGTCCTGCTCGGGGAGGCGGCGCACGTCGTCCATCCCCTGGCGGCTCAGGGGATGAACACCTCGATCGGCGAGGCGGAGGGGCTGGCGGCCCGGCTCGCGGACGTCGACCTTGCCGACGAGGCCGCCGTCGACCGGGCGCTGCGCGGCTACGAGGACGACCGCATGAGCAGGATCGAGGCCGTGCACGCCATGAGCCACAACGCGGCGCGCATGATGACCAGCACCTCGCGCTGCGGCCGGGTCATAGGCCGTCGCCTCATGCGCGGCACCGCCAGGAACCGCCGCCTGAGCTACCTCACCACGTACAACATGTCGGGCTTCGGCATGCGCCCGCTGACCGGGTTCGACCGGCTCGTGCAGCTGGGGGTCGTACCCGATCTGCGAGCGCGATCGTTCACGCCCCCGCGACCTGCCGGGAACCGGGCCGGCAGTGGAACCCCGGCAGGCCGGAACAACGGACAGAGGGATTGA
- a CDS encoding TauD/TfdA dioxygenase family protein, giving the protein MSDIITTAFEVRPLTSALGAEIHGVRLEDITDADFTELRRLLLKHLVIFIPDQEGWSAGSRIAFGRRFGELEEHAYLPHLDGHPQIQIIDSEQNGKIPIWHTDMTYAPNPPIGTVLQIIDGPTQGGDTMWSNQYLAYEGLSAPLRDLLDGLTAVHSIRIPGLDSRAEHPVVRVHPETGRRALFVNRAHTSHIAQLNRNESDSLLQYLYRFSTSPEFTCRYQWRPGSVAIWDNRVTQHYAVDDYSEHRRGLRVVVLGDTPSGDEPRWDHYRPVPGQRYVPDWVNAKEAY; this is encoded by the coding sequence GTGTCAGACATCATCACCACGGCTTTCGAGGTCAGGCCGCTCACCAGTGCGCTGGGCGCCGAGATCCACGGCGTACGCCTGGAGGACATCACCGACGCGGACTTCACCGAGCTGCGGCGGCTGCTGCTGAAACACCTGGTGATCTTCATTCCGGACCAGGAGGGCTGGTCGGCCGGGTCACGCATCGCCTTCGGCCGCCGGTTCGGCGAGCTGGAGGAGCACGCCTACCTGCCGCACCTCGACGGGCATCCGCAGATCCAGATCATCGACTCGGAGCAGAACGGGAAGATCCCGATCTGGCACACCGACATGACCTATGCCCCGAACCCGCCCATCGGCACCGTCCTGCAGATAATCGACGGTCCCACGCAGGGCGGTGACACGATGTGGTCGAACCAGTATCTGGCGTACGAGGGGCTGTCGGCGCCGCTGCGCGATCTGCTCGACGGCCTCACCGCCGTCCATTCCATCCGCATACCGGGCCTGGACAGCCGGGCCGAACACCCCGTCGTGCGGGTCCACCCGGAGACGGGCCGCCGGGCCCTGTTCGTCAACCGGGCCCACACCTCGCACATCGCGCAACTGAACCGGAACGAGAGCGACTCGCTCCTGCAGTACCTGTACCGTTTCTCCACCTCCCCCGAGTTCACCTGCCGCTACCAGTGGCGGCCGGGCTCGGTGGCGATCTGGGACAACAGGGTCACGCAGCACTACGCGGTCGACGACTACTCCGAACACCGCCGGGGCCTGCGCGTCGTGGTGCTCGGCGACACCCCCTCGGGCGACGAGCCGCGCTGGGACCACTACCGCCCGGTGCCGGGGCAGCGCTACGTACCGGACTGGGTCAACGCCAAGGAAGCGTACTGA
- a CDS encoding alpha/beta fold hydrolase encodes MGAATDGARQGADEESPAHVTTTTRTLDVPGARLCYDVRGDGPLLLMIGSPMGSRGFTALATLLAADFTVVTYDPRGILRSTLSDPDQPAPPELVADDVCRLIAELDAGPAHVFGNSGGATTGLALLARHPDAVRSLVAHEPPVTELLPDARQVRATIDDLCEDYAAGRRDVALRKYSALSGVRFAPPPPAGQASTRALYTPPKDVRAILDRFFGRILQPTTRYRPDLDALRNASVPVVVAGGTTSRGQLYHRTAAALAELLDTPLAAFPAGHTGFQEHPEPFADLLREAFAPHRQTRMERHGTQFPGQPAVGAHTEPLDH; translated from the coding sequence ATGGGCGCGGCGACGGACGGCGCCCGGCAGGGTGCGGACGAGGAGAGCCCGGCCCACGTCACCACCACGACCCGCACTCTGGATGTGCCGGGGGCCCGGTTGTGCTACGACGTACGCGGCGACGGCCCCCTGCTCCTGATGATCGGTTCGCCCATGGGCAGCAGGGGGTTCACAGCCCTCGCGACCCTGCTCGCCGCGGACTTCACCGTCGTGACCTACGATCCCCGCGGCATCCTGCGCAGCACCCTCAGCGACCCGGACCAGCCGGCCCCGCCCGAGCTGGTCGCGGACGACGTGTGCCGGCTGATAGCGGAGCTGGACGCCGGACCGGCGCATGTGTTCGGCAACAGCGGCGGAGCCACCACCGGTCTGGCCCTGCTCGCCCGGCATCCGGACGCGGTGCGCAGCCTGGTGGCGCACGAGCCCCCGGTGACCGAGCTCCTGCCCGACGCGCGGCAGGTGCGGGCCACCATCGACGATCTGTGCGAGGACTACGCCGCAGGGCGCCGGGACGTGGCCCTGCGCAAGTACTCGGCCCTGTCCGGTGTCCGCTTCGCCCCGCCGCCTCCGGCCGGGCAGGCGTCGACCCGTGCGCTGTACACACCGCCGAAGGACGTCCGGGCGATCCTCGATCGCTTCTTCGGCCGCATCCTCCAGCCCACCACGCGCTACCGGCCCGACCTCGACGCCCTGCGGAACGCGTCCGTCCCCGTGGTCGTGGCGGGTGGCACGACGTCCCGGGGGCAGCTCTACCACCGGACCGCGGCGGCCCTCGCCGAGCTGCTCGACACCCCGCTGGCCGCCTTCCCCGCGGGGCACACCGGTTTTCAGGAACACCCGGAGCCCTTCGCCGATCTGCTCCGCGAGGCGTTCGCACCGCATCGTCAGACCAGGATGGAGCGACATGGAACACAATTTCCAGGCCAGCCGGCAGTGGGAGCGCATACAGAGCCGCTGGATCACTGA
- a CDS encoding putative sugar O-methyltransferase produces the protein MEHNFQASRQWERIQSRWITEDAGADLTHLKSDPRNFKLSLWDPSTNGVRYLKTLAYNLGMALTPQELARISRTPNREVGGPTTVRCQGETLCLDYLQATVEVGFIESRIDLDGARVLEIGAGYGRTCHMIMSNHDLSGYCIVDLKNTLELSRAYLREVLDEPRFKLIDFIEVESLTATSLRSERFDLCINIHSMTEMAPETVRSYLDLIDAICSAFYVKNPVGKYIDKSLDGYLQGQEAVEMALENGPLRQLLDIHDSEAVQAAVPAFVDGYRPGPAWTCVGDGRALPWSYLWQALYRNPRR, from the coding sequence ATGGAACACAATTTCCAGGCCAGCCGGCAGTGGGAGCGCATACAGAGCCGCTGGATCACTGAGGACGCCGGCGCCGACCTGACGCATCTGAAGTCCGACCCGAGGAACTTCAAGCTCTCCCTCTGGGACCCGTCGACGAACGGGGTCCGCTACCTCAAGACGCTGGCCTACAACCTCGGCATGGCGCTGACCCCGCAGGAGCTGGCGCGGATCAGCAGGACCCCCAACCGGGAGGTCGGTGGCCCGACCACGGTGCGGTGCCAGGGCGAGACGCTCTGCCTGGACTATCTGCAGGCAACGGTCGAAGTCGGTTTCATCGAGAGCAGGATCGACCTGGACGGCGCCAGGGTCCTGGAGATCGGCGCCGGTTACGGACGCACGTGCCACATGATCATGTCCAATCATGATCTCTCCGGCTACTGCATCGTCGATCTGAAGAACACGCTGGAGCTGAGCAGGGCCTATCTGCGCGAGGTCCTGGACGAGCCCCGCTTCAAGCTGATCGACTTCATCGAGGTCGAGAGCCTGACGGCCACCTCCCTGCGCTCGGAGCGTTTCGACCTGTGCATCAACATCCACTCGATGACCGAGATGGCTCCGGAGACGGTCCGGTCCTACCTCGACCTGATCGACGCGATCTGCTCGGCCTTCTACGTGAAGAACCCGGTCGGCAAGTACATCGACAAGAGCCTGGACGGCTATCTGCAGGGCCAGGAGGCCGTGGAGATGGCGCTGGAGAACGGGCCCCTGCGACAACTGCTGGACATCCACGACAGCGAGGCGGTGCAGGCCGCGGTCCCCGCCTTCGTCGACGGGTACCGGCCGGGCCCCGCCTGGACCTGCGTCGGTGACGGCCGCGCCCTTCCGTGGAGCTATCTCTGGCAGGCCCTCTACAGGAATCCGCGCCGGTGA